TACTCAAGGTTTACTGTATTGCAGTAAACACGAAGAAAAATACGCAGGAACTGGGAGAGGAGACTTTTTACTGCAATAGGCAACTTGAGGTAGAGATGAAGGGCTCACCCGGAGAGGATTAGTGTCACATGGAATTTTAAGTGCGTACTTGCAGCACTTGAGCTCCCTGCAATATTAACAGGGGGTGGCTCTGAAATTATTACAGTATTACAGTACGGACTGCAGTTCACTTTATGCAGTTATGATGTAATACTGCACCTTtatgtttgtttacatttctcgAAACAGCAAATAGCACAGTTTATGGTTTGTGTTTGTTGTGTGcataagttttgataaatgttaacattttataatagGATTGTGTATATTTTGTGGTAGTAAATGGTAAAATAGACTagtatctaaatatattttatttatgacatacccatctttttcttaatttttttcagttactcTAGGCTACATGGTTCATCTgccaagtatttttaaattgttgcaaatctccaaaaaaattttctgatatatttattgaaaaaaatccatgaaaaagtggacctgtgcagtccAAGCctatattgttcaagggtcaaccactTCTATTTgtcattactatttttatttctctcccagTGATGATTTGCTAGACTGACTCAGACAAGTCATTTATTTGAATACTTTAACatgctttaatttaaaattacaaataatttagTTTATTGTATTTGACAAATGTTAACGCTTAGTACATCTGTTCTTCAATGTTTTATCAAAAAGTATCTTATAAAACAAGCACTTCAACATTGTGACCACATTAAATAccactgaatttttcactttaaaatggttaattttgttatgtgaatttcacctcaaatatatattttaatgcatcACAGTTCTTACAATTAGGTTAGTcccccctttgtttttttttgttttttttttttttgcggtatgtgggcctctcactgttgtggcctctcccgttgcggagcacaggctccggacgcgcaggctcagcagccatggctcacgggcctagccagtccgcggcatgtgggatcttcccagaccggggcacgaacccgtgtcccctgcatcggcaggtggactctcaaccactgcgccaccagggaagcccaccccctttgttaaaattttaagattagaATTCTgcagcacagagaaattaagtgaacttcattttctaatttgGGATTGTCTGAGCAAAGGCATATAAAAATGCTACTAgtgttttttcccctaaaatgagCTCTTACTTTGACTTTGCAAGGGAATGGGTCTTGTAAATCACGTCTTTACTGAAGacaatttgaagaaattatatacTTCAAATCTTGGAATTGGACACACGAGGTACGCCACTAAAGGAAACTGTGAATTAGAAAATTGCCAGCCCTTTGTTGTTGAAACACTTCATGGGAAAATAGCTGTGGCACATAATGGCGAATTGGTAAATGCTGCTCGCTTAAGGAAAAaggtaaggttttttttaatgcattttcatGGTTGTAATAAATTACTGAAAAGAAGTTATTGAGGAGCTTGGAAAAGGGTATTACCCTATTGTTGCTACCTGTTATCTAACTTCAAAGAACAACTGTATCAGAATTAGCTGGAGTACTTGTTATAATTACAAATTCTAAGAGATCACCCCCGCCCGCTAGAGTCTGGGGAGGGGCCGGTTGCTGAGTCTGCATTTTAATATGCTCctaaggtgattctgatgcactgcTTTGGAGTTGAGATTTGTAAAATTGATTTAAGTATTCCCAGAACTTTGTCCTGCCCTCTTCTTAGCCTCTGCCATTGTCGTTACCATAATACAGTTTTTTTGCTccgaaatgaaaaaaaaattttttattcagacaatttaaaaaatataaatatgaagtaaaaattatttaaaaactcacTATTTAGAGGTACCACTGGAAATTCCATTCTAAACAATACCCAGGGCATTATTTTTCGCCTAACCCCTTACCCAGATGCTAGACTTCACCTCTACACATTTCGCTGCATCAGGGATGATCAGTGAGGATGGATAGCCACCATCGCCACCACCAAAAAACCTGAGTTGAGAGTCTGCACTGCAGTGTGCCACTCTTACAGGAATGTGTCCTTTCTCTCAGGAGTGTCGAGGGCTGAAAAAGTTAGAACCATAATCCCAAACCCTCATGCCTTCTCcgtccccctcctccagccacccACTGCAGGTCTACATTCCATCAAACTTAGTTTTCAAAAGCTTTCCTGTATACCTcctaaagcactttttttttttcctgtttgaaaAGATTCAGAGACTTCCCATTGCCTCCAGCAGCGGTTCTCCGTTATTATGCATACATACCTACCATTGGTAGGATGCAGGATTCCTTAACTGAGCATCTACAGGATGCCTGATCTCTTTCTGTGATGGCAGGCTATTGGGTGAGGGGTGAGTTAAAGCTTCCCCTCTAATGACTGCAACTTTTCTCCTTTCCAAATAGCTTCTGCGTCACGGTATTGGTCTGTCAACAAGTTCTGATAGCGAAATGATCACCCAATTACTGGCGTATACCCCTCCTCAGGAACAAGATGACACCCCAGACTGGGTGGCAAGGTAATGGTAAAAGTAGGCCGAGTGTGCAGGTCTGGTAATGAGAGCTTGGTCTTGCATGTGTTTGTAACTAAAATTATTCATTCAATTGTTTAATTGATTCCAGGATTAAAAACTTAATGAAGGAAGCACCCACAGCATACTCTCTGATTATAATGCACAGAGATGTGATTTATGCAGTACGAGATCCTTATGGAAATCGTCCTCTGTGCATTGGTCGTCTTATTCCTGTATCTGATATAAATGATAAAGGTAATGAacttcaaaagaaatataattttataatgctTTCCCAAGTCATTGTCCTACTATTGGCACACCCTGAAATCTGTAGGTATAAGGAGCTTATTGAGTAAAAGCtaggtaaaaaggaaaaaaatgacacttcGTTTTCAAAGTACATTTCCTTGAGTATTTCTGAGCTGagccatttttaatatatttagtgGACGTTCCTGTTTTGTCCTGTCTGAGTGgcctattcatatcctttgcccagcTTTTTCATTTGTGCAGTATGATTTCAGCgattttctttttgacttatCAGATGTCTTATTCAGGCCATGAAACCATATTGTTTGAAGGAATCTTGggattattaattttatctttggctcTAGTCAAATGAGGAACCATATGCTCTTAAAGTCATAGTAATGGATATTCTATGAGctcttttgcttatctatttggTGTTTAGCTGTTCTCTTGAAATATGTagcctcttttaaaatttcttgaattCAGTAACTGAATCGATTGTCTtgtgatttacagaaaaaaagtctTCAGAAACAGAAGGATGGGTGGTGTCTTCAGAATCTTGTAGCTTTTTATCTATTGGTGCAAGGTAAGTTTTATCTCACTTAGCAGATCAACTTTTTCCacatggataaaaaaaaattttttttttctgatgtctgCAAGAATACGTGTTTATAAATGCAGTTCCTTTTGTGCATTGTGCTCAGCAGTTGCACTGACATTAATGTCCCAGTAATACCTTCTAATCCTGGAACTGGCATCCTGTTTTCAAAATACCATGAGACTTATTTTAGAAAGGAAGAATCTCCTCAACAAGTAATAGTTATGAGCAAAAAATTTAAGCCAGgataaaaatgttctctttagacttcatgcttttaaaaatcaataaaatatagggcttttaatttttttaattctaaatttgAATTTAGGGGTAACAGATTTATGGAAATTACTGCTGGAGGAatactacttttcttttttaaaatttatttatttatttgtttttatttttggctgtgtgtgggctttctctggttgcagcgagcaggggctactcttcgttgcagtgcgcgggcttctcattgtcatggcttgtCTTGtcggggagcacgggctctaggtgtgggcttcagtagttgtggcgcacgggcttagttgctccacggcatgtgggatcttcccgggccagggatcaaacccgtgtcccttgtattggcaggtggattcttaaccacagcgccaccagggaagcccaggaatactgttttttaattttttaagccaatagactttattttaaattgagcCATTTTTCCTTTATAAGGGAAGGGACTCTGTGTGCTTTATAACAGATAATTTGCCTTAATTTGACTGGtttatttttagtcttctttAATATTGTTTCCCAAGATATTACCGTGAAATCTTGCCTGGAGAAATTGTGGAAATATCCAGACATAATATCCAAACTCTTGATATTATACCAAGGTCTGAAGGAAACCCAATGGCTTTCTGTATCTTTGAATATGTTTATTTTGCAAGACCAGATAGTATATTTGAAGGTAAGTAAAGTATCTCTAACTATTGATATAAATCTATTATTTACCTCATTGAAACATGACAATTCTTGGGCCCAAAGGCTTACCTGGTTCTTTGAAGGCACATAGTTATATGTTGTGAATTTTGGGACTGAGCTTACAAGTCATAAAAGGTcacagtttttccttttcatctgactcttggattttgtttccttttaggaGTAAGGATTGATTTTCAGATATGTATTAAggttaattctctttttaaagagtGAATTCCCCCAGTTTATGTGTTTCCACTTTAGTGGTTTTTTGTCTTGCTTCtctttttcaattaattaattaattaattaattaatttttggctgtattgagtctttgttgctgcacactcAATTCTGTAGAGTTCTAACAAGCTAGTTTCTTAGAATAGTGATATGCTGTACTATATTATACTAAgttaaaatttgtttccttttccaaacATTCCAGACCAAATGGTTTACACAGTAAGATACCGTTGTGGTCTGCAGCTGGCAATTGAAGCCCCTGTGGATGCGGATTTAGTTAGCACTGTCCCGGAATCTGCTACGCCTGCTGCCCTTGGTTACGCAGCAAAGGTATTTTCTCTTAATTAACACACAGTGAATTGCTCATTTAGCACTGAGATTAGAAGTCCATGTATATAAAGAGAAACTCATCAATTTactgtaaggaaaaagaaagtgttgGTTCTTTTGCAAGAGTTACTTATTTTCCAGCCTTTTCATTCAGTGGCACTATTTTTTAATGGGTCCACAAAAAGTTTACCCAAAGACTAGGAAAACGAtccccttcattttaaaaaaataatatcatgACTATATGTAGAATTTAGTGGTAATATTTGCTTATTATTAAGTACCTTCACAAACCACTGGTGTATTTATTCCCTACTGAGTGTGGGTGATAATAAAGTTgtttatgttaattttgtataatGTTCTTAGTACTatgcttaatttcatttttcataacCAGGTAGGA
This DNA window, taken from Delphinus delphis chromosome 5, mDelDel1.2, whole genome shotgun sequence, encodes the following:
- the PPAT gene encoding amidophosphoribosyltransferase isoform X2; amino-acid sequence: MWRVRMHRLRRVAHAARCAACDHSGTRGAAAPGMGLVNHVFTEDNLKKLYTSNLGIGHTRYATKGNCELENCQPFVVETLHGKIAVAHNGELVNAARLRKKLLRHGIGLSTSSDSEMITQLLAYTPPQEQDDTPDWVARIKNLMKEAPTAYSLIIMHRDVIYAVRDPYGNRPLCIGRLIPVSDINDKEKKSSETEGWVVSSESCSFLSIGARYYREILPGEIVEISRHNIQTLDIIPRSEGNPMAFCIFEYVYFARPDSIFEDQMVYTVRYRCGLQLAIEAPVDADLVSTVPESATPAALGYAAKCELPYVEVLCKNRYVGRTFIQPNMRLRQLGVAKKFGVLSDNFKGKRIVLVDDSIVRGNTISPIIKLLKESGAKEVHIRVASPPIRYPCFMGINIPTKEELIANKPEFEHISDHLGANSVVYLSVEGLVASVQEGITFKKQKVKRQDIMVQENGNGLECFEKNGHCTKEDVIVQENGNGLECFEKNDHCTACLTGKYPVELEW
- the PPAT gene encoding amidophosphoribosyltransferase isoform X3, whose protein sequence is MGLVNHVFTEDNLKKLYTSNLGIGHTRYATKGNCELENCQPFVVETLHGKIAVAHNGELVNAARLRKKLLRHGIGLSTSSDSEMITQLLAYTPPQEQDDTPDWVARIKNLMKEAPTAYSLIIMHRDVIYAVRDPYGNRPLCIGRLIPVSDINDKEKKSSETEGWVVSSESCSFLSIGARYYREILPGEIVEISRHNIQTLDIIPRSEGNPMAFCIFEYVYFARPDSIFEDQMVYTVRYRCGLQLAIEAPVDADLVSTVPESATPAALGYAAKCELPYVEVLCKNRYVGRTFIQPNMRLRQLGVAKKFGVLSDNFKGKRIVLVDDSIVRGNTISPIIKLLKESGAKEVHIRVASPPIRYPCFMGINIPTKEELIANKPEFEHISDHLGANSVVYLSVEGLVASVQEGITFKKQKVKRQDIMVQENGNGLECFEKNGHCTKEDVIVQENGNGLECFEKNDHCTACLTGKYPVELEW
- the PPAT gene encoding amidophosphoribosyltransferase isoform X1 encodes the protein MELEELGIREECGVFGCIASGEWPTQLDVPHVITLGLVGLQHRGQESAGIVTSDGNSIPTFKTHKGMGLVNHVFTEDNLKKLYTSNLGIGHTRYATKGNCELENCQPFVVETLHGKIAVAHNGELVNAARLRKKLLRHGIGLSTSSDSEMITQLLAYTPPQEQDDTPDWVARIKNLMKEAPTAYSLIIMHRDVIYAVRDPYGNRPLCIGRLIPVSDINDKEKKSSETEGWVVSSESCSFLSIGARYYREILPGEIVEISRHNIQTLDIIPRSEGNPMAFCIFEYVYFARPDSIFEDQMVYTVRYRCGLQLAIEAPVDADLVSTVPESATPAALGYAAKCELPYVEVLCKNRYVGRTFIQPNMRLRQLGVAKKFGVLSDNFKGKRIVLVDDSIVRGNTISPIIKLLKESGAKEVHIRVASPPIRYPCFMGINIPTKEELIANKPEFEHISDHLGANSVVYLSVEGLVASVQEGITFKKQKVKRQDIMVQENGNGLECFEKNGHCTKEDVIVQENGNGLECFEKNDHCTACLTGKYPVELEW